In Dendropsophus ebraccatus isolate aDenEbr1 chromosome 14, aDenEbr1.pat, whole genome shotgun sequence, the following proteins share a genomic window:
- the ARL5C gene encoding putative ADP-ribosylation factor-like protein 5C translates to MGQLFTKLMSIFGNREHKVIIVGLDNAGKTTILYQFLMNEVVHTAPTIGSNVEEIVLRNTHFLMWDIGGQETLRATWNSYYSNTEFVILVIDSTDRERLPETRDELYKMLAHEDLQNAAVLIYANKQDVKDSMSASEISTMLALSAIKDRAWHIQGCCALTGEGLPAGLDWLKSRVTAS, encoded by the exons AGCACAAGGTCATTATTGTTGGGCTGGACAATGCTGGGAAGACCACCATCCTGTACCAATT TCTCATGAATGAAGTAGTTCATACAGCGCCCACTATTGGCAGCAATGTAGAAGAGATTGTCCTGCGGAATACACACTTCTTGATGTGGGATATTGGGGGGCAGGAGACCCTTCGAGCAACATGGAACAGTTACTACTCCAATACTGAG TTCGTCATCCTGGTGATTGACAGCACCGATCGGGAACGTTTACCGGAGACGCGGGACGAGTTGTACAAGATGCTGGCACACGAG GACCTGCAGAACGCAGCGGTGCTAATCTATGCTAATAAACAAGATGTAAAGGACTCCATGTCTGCCTCGGAGATCTCCACCATGTTAGCGCTCAGCGCCATAAAGGACAGAGCCTGGCACATTCAGGGATGCTGTGCACTCACTGGAGAGGG GCTACCGGCTGGATTAGACTGGCTGAAGTCTCGGGTTACCGCCAGCTGA